The genomic window GGAGAGGAACTATAAATAAATGGATGATCCAAAGCAAAAAGATATTGTGTGGCTGGATTTTGATTCAGCTAGAGGAAAGAAAATTTGATACATATATTAAGATCAAAGAACCACAAATAATTTCTGGACAAGTTGTTACACATCAGTTGCGTTCAATTGACTACACCGCTAGAAACATAATAAAAATTGAACAATGGGCTATTCTGACATGGGTTGATGTACTAGAAGTCCTTAATATGTTTGTATAGGAAGTTGTAGAATATCAAACCAGAAAGAAATTTGTTACACTGGTAGAAAAGGAGCGATGACAGATGAAGATAGCATTGATTGCACATGATCGCAAAAAAGAATTGATGATCAAATTTACTACTGCCTATAAAACGATACTTGAACAACATGAACTATTCGCGACAGGGACGACCGGACAAAAGATTGCAGAAGCGACAGGACTATCCGTCCATCGATTCAACTCAGGGCCTTTAGGCGGGGATCAACAGATTGGGGCGATGATCTCGGAAGATGAATTGGATCTAGTGATTTTCCTTCGTGATCCTTTAGCGGCTCAACCGCATGAGCCTGATGTGACTGCGTTGATCCGATTAGCTGATGTTTATGATATCCCTTTAGCAACGAATATCGGTACCGCAGAAGTTTTATTGCGAGGACTTGAAGCAGGGTTTTTCAAGTTCCGAGAAGTCATCCATGAAGAGGGCAGCAAGATTCCTTTTCCCAACCATCTATAAAAATTCGTGTTTTGTGGTTATTCATTAGGATTTGTTTGTTAAATGTCTGTTACGTTACGAACTAATGAATTGTTTTTGATAGAAATATTAGTTTTTTATTTACACAGAATCCTTTTCTATGCTATAGTTTGTCTGGGATAAATTCCCACTATCAACAGAGTAGAAAGTAAAGCGTTAAGTGCTTAGAGGATGGGATGTTGCCTCTAGGACGAAGGACATTTGTTCGCGGTTTTATTTTCGCATTCGCTGCATGAAACATGTAGCAGCTCTTAAAGGAGATGCTAGAAATGAAGAAAAATCGTTTAGATGCTCGTATGATTACGATCATGGGACTGTTGATCGCCTTGATGGTCACGCTGTCTCGCTTAGTTTCATTTGAAACACCATTACTCAAAATCAGTGTAACATTCATTCCCCAAGTGGTCATGGGTATTTTATTTGGCCCATTTTGGACAGGGATCGGGTCTGTTTTAGCTGATGTCGTGGGTATGGCATTATTTCCTAAATCTGTCTTTTTCATCGGCTTCACGTTGAATGCTTTTATTGAAGGAGCGATTTATGGTTTCTTTTTCTATCGCAAAGAGATCACTTGGAAAAATGCGATCTTAGCAACACTTAGTGTGACAGTGCTCATTAGTTTGATCCTGACACCACTATGGTTAGTCATTATGTACCAAGTACCGATGAACTGGGTATTTTGGGGACCACGTTTATTAAGAGCCATTATCTGGGTGCCAATCCAATCAATCATGATCTACGTGATTGGGCGTGCCATGCCATATAAAAGAATTTTGCGGAGTTTAACGACGCATACAAAATAAAAAAACAAGCAGTCTTCCCATCCCAGAAGACTGCTTGTTTTTTTATCTATAGGAGACGAAACATTTTTGTTCCGACTTCTCTCTACAAATGCTCATTATTTTTCAGCTGATCCAGTAAATTGTGCTTGATAAAGCTGACGATAGTTCCCATCTGCGATCTTCAATAATTCGTCATGCATACCCATTTCTACGATTGCTCCTTGATCCATGACGAGGATCTGATCGGCATTTTTGATCGTCGATAAGCGATGGGCGATCACGAAACTGGTTTTTCCTTCCATCATTTTTAGAAAGGCATTTTGGATTTTCTTTTCCGTCAATGTATCCACAGAACTTGTCGCTTCATCAAGTATCAACATCGGTGGATTACTGATCATGGTACGCGCGATCGTTAGTAGTTGGCGTTGCCCATCGGAGATTTTTAATCCTTGTCCACCGATACGTGTATCTAGTTTTTCAGGTAAGCGTTGGACGAATTCGTACATATATGCTGATTTGAGTGCATCATTGATTTCTTCATCACTTGCATCCGGTTTTCCGTAACGTAAATTTTCTCGTAACGTACTGTCGAATAACCATGTATCTTGTAAGACCATACCAAAACTCTTACGTAAGGAGTCACGAGCGATTTGAGTAATATCATAATCGTCGATCGTGATCGTTCCAGAGTTAACATCGTAAAAACGCATCAACAAATTCACTAAGGTCGATTTACCCGCACCAGTTTTACCAACGATTGCGACCGTTTGCCCAGGTTTGGCAACAAAGCTAAAGTTTTCGATCAAGCGTTGTTGTGGCTCATACGAGAAAGAAACATGTTTGAAAGCGACCTCGCCTTTGATCGTTTTAGGATCAAGTTGATAAGCAAAAGGTTCATCAGGCGTTTCTTCCGGTTGGTCGATCAATTCAAAAGCTCGTTCTAAACCAGAAAAAGCTGTTTGGATCTGCGTGGTGATACCTGACAATTCAATAAACGGTTTTGAAAACTGACTAGAATAGATCGTAAAGCTTGAAATAATACCAACAGTGATCGTTGAATCACTTCTTAATGCAAGTAACCCACCAATCAATCCGATGGAAAGATAGGCTAAGTGATCGACAAAACGAGAAGAAGGGTTCGTCAATGAAGAAGAAAACTGCGCACGTTGTCCTTTCTCATATAGATCGGCATTCAATGCGCTGAATTGTTGTTGATTGACTTCTTCTTGTTGGAACGCTTTGATGATTTTTTGATTACCGATTCGTTCCGTCACAAAACCTGAGATATTTCCGATGATTTTTTGTTGGTTATCAAAATCATTTTGAGAAGCTCGTGCAACTAACCAGCTAACTAAGAAAATGATCGGTGTCGAACAGATCACAACAAGGGTCAATAATGGACTCAAGTTGAGCATGAAAATCAAGGAGAGGATAATGATCGCCACGCCAGAAAACAATTGATTGAACGCCGCCGAGATTGCAATGGAGATGTTGTCCATATCGTTCGTAAAGCGGCTGACGATGTTCCCATGGGAATTTTGATCGTAATATCTTAAAGGTAAAAGATTCAAACGAGCAAAGGCATCTTTTCTTAGATTAGCAACAGATAGGTATGCTAATCGATTACTCAATACTTGGATCAACCATTGGCTGATGACATTCAGTAATACGATCCCGCCGAACATCAAAAGTAATTGGGCCAACCGAGTAAAGTTGACTTGGCCGATCCCAACCATTTGATCGATACTTTGACCAATTTGTAGTGTCATGACGACGGTAGCAACACCATTGATGATCCCCAACAAGACAGCCAGCCAAATTTCTCGTGGATGTGCAGTCAGATAGGGAACAAAGCGTTTGAGGGTTTGCATGGATAATTTTTTCGACTTCATCTTATTCCTCCTCCTGAGATGCTACGATTTCACGATACTCAAACGAGTGATCCAGTAGTTCATCATGTGTTCCTTGTGCCACGATTTGACCTTGATCCATAACGAGGATACGCTCCGCTTGTTGGATCGAACGAATCCGTTGAGAAATAATGATGACCGTTGTATCAAGGGAAGACTGGAGCGCTTTTCGTAAGTTTAAATCTGTTTGGTAATCCAACGCACTTAATGAATCATCTAAAATCAAGAGGGCTGGTTTGGCAATCAACGCGCGGGCAATCGTCAAACGTTGTTTTTGTCCACCGGAAAAGTTTTTCCCATTTTCCATGACTCTTGTGTCCAATCCTTTTGGCAATTGGCGAACAAAATCCTCGGCTTGCGCAATCGCTAAAGCTTCCCAACATTCTGCGTCTGTCGCTTCTGGTTTGCCCCACTGAAGATTGTCACGAATCGTTCCAGTAAACAAGACGGCTGTTTGTGGGACTTGTGAGATTTGGCTCCGTAAAACATCTAATGGCCAGTCACGAACGTCTTGCTCATTAAAGATCACTGCGCCCGAACTAACATCATAAAAGCGTGGGATCAATTGCGTCAATGTCGTTTTCCCACTACCAGTTGGTCCGATGATCCCTAGAACTGTCTGGCGTTTCAGTTTGAAGTTGATTCCTTGCAGGGATAGACCTGATTCTGGTGTATAACGAAAATCTACGTCTTTAAATTGTAAGATATCTTCCGCATCCATCGTTGGTTCAAGCGAACTTTCAGGATCAGTGATGCTATTTTCAGTATCTAAAACTTCTTTGACCCGTTTGCCGGAAGCTTCTGCACGTGTGAAGATCACGACAAGATTTGAAACAACGATCAGGGCAAGTAACATTTGATTCATGTAGTTGATCAGTGCTAAGACTTGTCCTTGTTGTAAGGAACCGATATTTACTTTGATCCCACCGACAGTCAATAAACAGATGATGCCGACATTCATGATCAATGTCGTAGCTGGGGAAAGTAAAGCAGAGATATTAGACACACGTAAATAATTTTTTGCCAAGACATCAGTGTTTTCATCAAATGTTTTGATTTCTTTGTTTGTGCGAGAAAATGCACGGATCACACGAACACCACTTAAATTTTGGCTGACAGTCTCATTCAGACCGTCTAATTTTTCTTGGACTTTTTGATAGAGGGGAATCGTCTTACGGATAATAAAGTATAAAATGACTGAAAAAATAGGTAACAAAGCTAAGAAGAATAGTCCAACTTGCCAGTCGATCACAAAAGCCATTACCACAGACCCAATACTTAAAAAAGGGGCACGGATCAATAAACGAATCACCATTGCGAGTGCCAGTTGTAGTTGATTGATGTCATTTGTCATTCGCGTGATCAACGTATCGGTGCCAAAATGATTTAATTCACTGTGAGAAAATGTATTGATTTTTTTGATAAGTTGGTTCCTAAGTTCTGTCCCAAAACCTTGAGAGGCAATGGATGAGTAATATTGACAAATAATGGCACAAATCAGTCCGATCACTGACATGGCGATCATCCAAATACCCATGTTGATGATCACTTCACGATTGTTCATTTTCAACCCATTATCGATCAGCGAAGCCATCATCAAAGGTAAGATCAATTCAAAGACAGCTTCTAAGAATTTGAACACAGGACCTAGGATGATTTGTTTTCGATAGTCTTTCGCATAGCGCAATAACTGAATCATAAAATTTCCTCCTAAAAACGAGTTACCCAATCTTGTTCTAACGTCTGTCGGCATAAACCAAAGGATAGTCCAACCGATATATGATAAATAGATATTCTTAAAGCAATGAAATGAACTTGCAACGAGAAATCCAACGATAATATAACTAGGTACTCTCATATTGTAGCTTATGAAATTTAGAATGAAAAGAGAACAAGCCTTTTCATAAACAGCATATTTTAGTAAAACTTAAGAAATCACAAAAAAAGAGTACCTAGCCAAATATAGAGGTACTCTTTTTCGTTCAATCGTATTGTTTTATTTTTGTAAGTCAGATAATAAAGTTTCACCTTTGACATCGACATCGATGACGTTGTAGAAGCCATTCTTAGTGTCAGCAACATCCCAAACAGCTAAGATCACATGATAGCCTAAGCGATCGCTAGGAATGTTGATGGAATGAGTCGGGTTAGTAGAAGATAATTGACCATTATTTGAGACTTCACCAATGAATTCCAAATCATCTCTTGTCAACGCATCATTTTGATCCCAACCTGCTTTTGTCATGTAATAATGCCATTTCGTTGTCGCATGATTAGCAGTGAATGTCCAAGTAAAGTCATTTGCACCAGCTGTCATTTGTTGTTTTGTCCATAGAGATGCCGTTTGTTGATCTAATAGGAAATCGCCGACAGCGCCATTTGCAGAAGCAATTTGTCCATCTTCAGGACCAGCAGCTGGAAATCCTTTTGGTGCTTCAAGAGATTGGGGCTCATTGATGACAGCTCCGTATTTTTTGAATGCTGCATTATAGTTGCTGTTTTTGTCAATGCTCCCTTGATAACCGCGACTTGCTGGTTGCGAAACGTAACCATGAGCAGCGACATCGATCGAAGTGAACGTGCTTGCTCCAATACTTTCTAAAATCAATCCTAAACCTATTAATGTACATTTTTTCATGATGTTTCCTCCAATGATTTTTTCTTTATGTAACGTACAATTGTTATCATAACTGATATGTTTTTAGTGTTAAAAAATTGTACGTTATTGCAACAAAAAAGATTGGTCGCTGGCGAACTGCTCCAGCTATAAGTAGTCATCGTGTGAAATTCCGTCATTCAAGTGGAACCTACAGAATGACGAGATAACTAAAAAGCACTTAGTCATTATCGAGAAAATAAAGGCTAAGTGCTTTGGTTTGTCGTTTTATTGGATCGATTACGTTGATGGGACACGTTTGCTTTTTACGATGACTTTTCGGTCTGTTCGACTTTCCGTATAGATTGACTCATTATACTGTTCAGCTAGTTTGTCTTTTAAGCTGATCAAATATTCTGTCGTAGAGGTCAAGCCTAACCAGTCAAAGAAATGAATTCCTTCTTCAACTTCTTTACAAGCACTTCTTTGACCATCTGCCAAACGATCGAGCGCAGTAAAGACTTTGTAGTGTGCTAAATCTAAAGATTGTTTGTGTGTATTCGCGAGCATTTTTAGTTTTTCTAGAAATAATTTGCGAAGTCTCGAGGACTCTCGATTGAAAGATAGACGAATCCCGTTCAAGATAAATATAGAAAGATGTTCCGAATAGTAGGTACTATCTATGTAGGCTTTCATTTTAATGACACTCTTTTGAAATGAATGGATAATGTAGTCATCGTCAAAAATAAATAAACAATTTGAAAAAATTGCTAACTCAAAATGTCCCCACGTGTCAATTTTTTCAAGATATGTCTTAATGATAGCTATTTCTTCTTTCATTGCCGAGGTAAATATGGTGCTGTAAAGATAATTTGAAATCAATTTTCTTTGGGCATAGATCAAGCGATAATAAATATTACCAGTTTTTTCAAATTCATTCAATAATTCTTGTTCTTGTGCAGGTGTGATCTTTTTCGAGTTGATCAGATAATTCGTCAATTTTTGTTTATTCGAAAGTGAATTGCTATTCAACAAAAATTGATATTCTTCAAGTGTGACGTTCATACGATCAAGATAGTTGACTAATAGTTCAAAACCGATTTTTGTTCCACGGGATTCAAAGGCTGCTAAAGTTCCTCTTTGCGAGATGCCTTCAGTCAACTGTTCTTGTGTTAGTCCACGATCTTTTCTTAGTTTGCGAATTAGAGCAGCATGTTCTGTCAATGCTCAATACCTCCAGAAGCTGTTTTTTTATATGACTATAATAGCATAATGTAGTTATGTGAATGTTATGTTTTCATATATGCGCCCTTTTGTTAAATAAGTGCGATTTTTAAGAGAGAATCTTTTTTTGTTGCAATACCCTACAAAAATAAAATGTCAGAAAAAAACATGTTTTAATTTGTTCTGTAATACAAAATTAGGAGGGAAAAAATGAACAAGAAAACGTTGTTATTCTCAGTTGGTCTATTAGGTTGTTTGATTGGAGGCGGCTCGGATGTATTTGCAGCAGATGCAGCAGATGTGATGCCAGATATCTCAAATCGTCAAGTATCAGTAGGGTATTATCATAACTGGATGCCTGAGCAAGGAGCTGGTTACCAAGGAGGACGTCCAGCGGATACTGATTTGGCGAAAGTTAATCCGTTTTATAATGTGATTGCTGTATCCTTCATGAAGGGGGATGGTATTCCAACGTTCAAACCGTACAATATGTCTGATACTGAATTTAGACAAAAAGTAGCGACATTGAATGCGGAAAATCGTGTAGTGCTTATTTCACTTGGGGGCGCAGATTCCCATATTGAATTACATAAAGGGGAAGAACAAGCTTTTGCAGATGAAATCATTCGTCTTGTAGAAGTCTATGGATTTGATGGCTTGGATATCGATCTAGAACAAACGGCAGTAGATGCAGGCGACAATAAAACAGTGATTCCAGCTGCTCTGAAAATCGTACGTGCGCATTTTGAGAAAGAACAAAAACATTTCATTATCTCAATGGCACCAGAATTTCCCTATTTAAGAACACAAGGAAAATATGTTCCTTATATCACTGCGTTGGAAGAAGAGTATGACTTTATCGCACCTCAGTTGTACAATCAAGCAGGAGACGGTATCAGTGTTGGAACTGAATGGATCGCTCAAAACAACGACAGCAAAAAATTTGAATTCTTATATGGAATCTCAAAAGCTTTTAATGAAGGAAGTGGAGGATTTATTCAAATCCCAGCGAACCGCTTAGCTTTAGGTATTCCAGCAAACGTTGATGCAGCAGCAAATGGCTTTGTAAAAGAACCATCGAAAGTTTATGATGTATTTGAACAAATGGAAAAAGATCAAACACCGCTGAAAGGGTTGATGACTTGGAGTATCAACTGGGATGAAGGAAGAAATTCAGCAGGTGTGATGTATAATGAGTCATTTGCGAATGCGTATAAAGATCTATTCCAAGAAAAAACGCCAGATACAGAAAAACCATCACAACCAACTAACTTAGCAGGAACAGCGACACATTCAACGGTTGCGTTATCATGGACAAGATCTACTGATGATCGTGGCGTAGCTGGTTATTATATTTACCGTGATGGCAAACAAGTAGGACGTTCAACGACGAACGCATTTACTGATACAGAGTTGGAAGCAACAACAGAATATTCATATACGGTGAAAGCTTTTGACGCAGCAGGTAATGTTTCCGAAGTAAGCAAAGCATTAGTGATCGAAACTCTAGAAGTACCTCCAGCAGATGTACTTGCGCCATCTACACCATTAGATGTGACCGCTTCGACAATCACTGATAAGAGTGTCTTATTGACATGGACTGCTTCAAGCGATAACGTTGGCGTAGCCGGATACGTTATCTATCGTGACGGTAAAGAAGTAGGGGAAACAGTTACAAATGCATTTACAGATACTGGCTTAACTGCAAGCACCGAATATTCATACACAGTAAAAGCCTTTGACGCAGCAGGAAATGTCTCAGAAGCAAGTGAAGCATTGGTTATCACAACAGCAGAAGCACCAGCAATCGCTGCATGGGATGCGACGAAGGTCTATGTTCTAGGTGATGTTGTCACTCACAACGGAAATACTTACCGTGCAAAATGGTGGACACAAGGAAATGAACCAGGAACAGAGCAATGGGGACCTTGGGAATTGATTGGCTGATTTATATAATCGTTCAGTACAATGATCATAATAAAATTAAAAAAGCGAGAATCGAGCAACTGTTCGATTCTCGCTTTTTTGTATCAATGGATGGATAAGAACAGTTATCCGTTCGATTGTTTTCTCCGCAAAAAAATAAAAGTCGACGTTGACTAGCAACTGCCGACTTTCATTTTTACTGAAAATTTGGTTATGTAAATATTTTTACATTGGTGGGATAACTTGCCACATAATACTAACCTCCTTTATTGGTTAACTTATGAACATAGTATATCGCCTAAATCGGTTAAAGGAACATAATGTACGTTATTGCAACATTATTTTTTTTTATGTTAGGATAAGATTTAAAAACTGCTCAATAATCTAGGCACTTTTTAAAACAAAAGCGAAAAACAATGAAAATAAGTCCAGTATTTTGCCAATCTATACTATAATAGAAATTAACTATGAATTTTGGAGGAATTTCCATGAAACAAAAGATTGCAGTATTAGGCCCAGGTTCTTGGGGAACTGCTTTAGCTCAAACCTTAGCAGAAAATGGGCATGATGTCCGTATCTGGGGGAATGTTCCAGAACAAATCACAGAAATCAATACGTATCATACGAATAAACGCTATTTACCTGAATTACATTTACCAGAATCGATCATTGGCTATACAGAATTGGCTGAAGCGGTCGAAGGGGTAGATGCGGTATTGTTTGTCGTGCCGACAAAAGCGATACGTAGCGTCGCACAAGAGTTAGTGCAACATTTAACGACAAAACCTGTCATCATCCATGCAAGTAAAGGATTGGAGCAAGACACACACAAACGGATCTCCGAAGTGATCGCTGAAGAGATCCCAGAAGAAAAACGCCAACCAATCGTTGTGTTGTCAGGCCCAAGTCATGCTGAGGAAGTGGCCGTCCACGATATCACGACGATCACTGCTGCAAGTATCGATCAAAAATCAGCCACTTATGTGCAAGAGTTGTTTATGAACGACTATTTTCGAATTTATACAAATAATGATGTGATCGGGGTCGAAACAGGAGCTGCATTGAAAAATATTATTGCAATCGGTGCTGGTGCGATCCACGGTCTTGGTTTTGGCGACAATGCGAAAGCGGCAATCATGACGAGAGGATTAGCTGAAATCAGTCGTTTAGGCGTAGCAATGGGTGCTAATCCGCTAACGTTTATTGGATTAAGTGGCGTTGGTGACTTGATCGTTACGTGTACAAGTGTTCACTCACGAAATTGGCGTGCCGGACATATGTTGGGTGAAGGACAAAAGCTGGATCAAATCTTAGAAAGTATGGGAATGATCGTGGAAGGCGTAGCGACAACCAAAGCGGCGGTTGAATTAGCAGAACAGCTAGGCGTAGAAATGCCGATCACTCAAACGATCTATCAGGTCCTTTATCAAGGCGAGGACATCAAACAAGCAGCAAAGGAAATCATGTTGCGTGATGGTAAGATGGAAAACGAATTTCAGTAAATCAACAGAATGGAGTATGGAAATACGCATATGGAGAAAAAAACTGTAAAAAAAGCAGTCATTCCTGCGGCAGGTTTAGGAACGCGTTTTTTACCTGCAACAAAGGCAATGGCAAAAGAAATGTTGCCGATCGTTGATAAACCAACGATCCAATTTATCGTAGAAGAAGCTTTAGCATCTGGCATCGAAGATATTTTGATCGTGACTGGAAAAGAGAAGCGCCCGATCGAAGACCACTTTGATTCAAATATCGAATTAGAATTGAATTTACAAGAATCGAAT from Enterococcus sp. DIV1094 includes these protein-coding regions:
- the mgsA gene encoding methylglyoxal synthase gives rise to the protein MKIALIAHDRKKELMIKFTTAYKTILEQHELFATGTTGQKIAEATGLSVHRFNSGPLGGDQQIGAMISEDELDLVIFLRDPLAAQPHEPDVTALIRLADVYDIPLATNIGTAEVLLRGLEAGFFKFREVIHEEGSKIPFPNHL
- a CDS encoding folate family ECF transporter S component; this translates as MKKNRLDARMITIMGLLIALMVTLSRLVSFETPLLKISVTFIPQVVMGILFGPFWTGIGSVLADVVGMALFPKSVFFIGFTLNAFIEGAIYGFFFYRKEITWKNAILATLSVTVLISLILTPLWLVIMYQVPMNWVFWGPRLLRAIIWVPIQSIMIYVIGRAMPYKRILRSLTTHTK
- a CDS encoding ABC transporter ATP-binding protein; its protein translation is MKSKKLSMQTLKRFVPYLTAHPREIWLAVLLGIINGVATVVMTLQIGQSIDQMVGIGQVNFTRLAQLLLMFGGIVLLNVISQWLIQVLSNRLAYLSVANLRKDAFARLNLLPLRYYDQNSHGNIVSRFTNDMDNISIAISAAFNQLFSGVAIIILSLIFMLNLSPLLTLVVICSTPIIFLVSWLVARASQNDFDNQQKIIGNISGFVTERIGNQKIIKAFQQEEVNQQQFSALNADLYEKGQRAQFSSSLTNPSSRFVDHLAYLSIGLIGGLLALRSDSTITVGIISSFTIYSSQFSKPFIELSGITTQIQTAFSGLERAFELIDQPEETPDEPFAYQLDPKTIKGEVAFKHVSFSYEPQQRLIENFSFVAKPGQTVAIVGKTGAGKSTLVNLLMRFYDVNSGTITIDDYDITQIARDSLRKSFGMVLQDTWLFDSTLRENLRYGKPDASDEEINDALKSAYMYEFVQRLPEKLDTRIGGQGLKISDGQRQLLTIARTMISNPPMLILDEATSSVDTLTEKKIQNAFLKMMEGKTSFVIAHRLSTIKNADQILVMDQGAIVEMGMHDELLKIADGNYRQLYQAQFTGSAEK
- a CDS encoding ABC transporter ATP-binding protein, with protein sequence MIQLLRYAKDYRKQIILGPVFKFLEAVFELILPLMMASLIDNGLKMNNREVIINMGIWMIAMSVIGLICAIICQYYSSIASQGFGTELRNQLIKKINTFSHSELNHFGTDTLITRMTNDINQLQLALAMVIRLLIRAPFLSIGSVVMAFVIDWQVGLFFLALLPIFSVILYFIIRKTIPLYQKVQEKLDGLNETVSQNLSGVRVIRAFSRTNKEIKTFDENTDVLAKNYLRVSNISALLSPATTLIMNVGIICLLTVGGIKVNIGSLQQGQVLALINYMNQMLLALIVVSNLVVIFTRAEASGKRVKEVLDTENSITDPESSLEPTMDAEDILQFKDVDFRYTPESGLSLQGINFKLKRQTVLGIIGPTGSGKTTLTQLIPRFYDVSSGAVIFNEQDVRDWPLDVLRSQISQVPQTAVLFTGTIRDNLQWGKPEATDAECWEALAIAQAEDFVRQLPKGLDTRVMENGKNFSGGQKQRLTIARALIAKPALLILDDSLSALDYQTDLNLRKALQSSLDTTVIIISQRIRSIQQAERILVMDQGQIVAQGTHDELLDHSFEYREIVASQEEE
- a CDS encoding lytic polysaccharide monooxygenase auxiliary activity family 9 protein; translation: MKKCTLIGLGLILESIGASTFTSIDVAAHGYVSQPASRGYQGSIDKNSNYNAAFKKYGAVINEPQSLEAPKGFPAAGPEDGQIASANGAVGDFLLDQQTASLWTKQQMTAGANDFTWTFTANHATTKWHYYMTKAGWDQNDALTRDDLEFIGEVSNNGQLSSTNPTHSINIPSDRLGYHVILAVWDVADTKNGFYNVIDVDVKGETLLSDLQK
- a CDS encoding helix-turn-helix domain-containing protein, translated to MTEHAALIRKLRKDRGLTQEQLTEGISQRGTLAAFESRGTKIGFELLVNYLDRMNVTLEEYQFLLNSNSLSNKQKLTNYLINSKKITPAQEQELLNEFEKTGNIYYRLIYAQRKLISNYLYSTIFTSAMKEEIAIIKTYLEKIDTWGHFELAIFSNCLFIFDDDYIIHSFQKSVIKMKAYIDSTYYSEHLSIFILNGIRLSFNRESSRLRKLFLEKLKMLANTHKQSLDLAHYKVFTALDRLADGQRSACKEVEEGIHFFDWLGLTSTTEYLISLKDKLAEQYNESIYTESRTDRKVIVKSKRVPST
- a CDS encoding fibronectin type III domain-containing protein codes for the protein MNKKTLLFSVGLLGCLIGGGSDVFAADAADVMPDISNRQVSVGYYHNWMPEQGAGYQGGRPADTDLAKVNPFYNVIAVSFMKGDGIPTFKPYNMSDTEFRQKVATLNAENRVVLISLGGADSHIELHKGEEQAFADEIIRLVEVYGFDGLDIDLEQTAVDAGDNKTVIPAALKIVRAHFEKEQKHFIISMAPEFPYLRTQGKYVPYITALEEEYDFIAPQLYNQAGDGISVGTEWIAQNNDSKKFEFLYGISKAFNEGSGGFIQIPANRLALGIPANVDAAANGFVKEPSKVYDVFEQMEKDQTPLKGLMTWSINWDEGRNSAGVMYNESFANAYKDLFQEKTPDTEKPSQPTNLAGTATHSTVALSWTRSTDDRGVAGYYIYRDGKQVGRSTTNAFTDTELEATTEYSYTVKAFDAAGNVSEVSKALVIETLEVPPADVLAPSTPLDVTASTITDKSVLLTWTASSDNVGVAGYVIYRDGKEVGETVTNAFTDTGLTASTEYSYTVKAFDAAGNVSEASEALVITTAEAPAIAAWDATKVYVLGDVVTHNGNTYRAKWWTQGNEPGTEQWGPWELIG
- a CDS encoding NAD(P)H-dependent glycerol-3-phosphate dehydrogenase encodes the protein MKQKIAVLGPGSWGTALAQTLAENGHDVRIWGNVPEQITEINTYHTNKRYLPELHLPESIIGYTELAEAVEGVDAVLFVVPTKAIRSVAQELVQHLTTKPVIIHASKGLEQDTHKRISEVIAEEIPEEKRQPIVVLSGPSHAEEVAVHDITTITAASIDQKSATYVQELFMNDYFRIYTNNDVIGVETGAALKNIIAIGAGAIHGLGFGDNAKAAIMTRGLAEISRLGVAMGANPLTFIGLSGVGDLIVTCTSVHSRNWRAGHMLGEGQKLDQILESMGMIVEGVATTKAAVELAEQLGVEMPITQTIYQVLYQGEDIKQAAKEIMLRDGKMENEFQ